One Gadus morhua chromosome 13, gadMor3.0, whole genome shotgun sequence genomic window carries:
- the macc1 gene encoding metastasis-associated in colon cancer protein 1 isoform X5: MSPLLEVRLSNLNTKEGITLELKLDGIVKNDPLSQVMTTLVGLISDKKEGPYGKVNDCFIQENVMQIKLHHFRNHFYAIAAAKATDIQFPATSVWDYLDHTFMVAVYGPRYIHPSFKAVMVVSRHNDIPPRLPFPDIREGNKNLPPVVLHLWGKHQLKIETFEDLLVDIGITNSTFNIKAEDERKEVKPSKLKLGKFLHFPFELSHSGNAQLTCFNIDLKLQDSNSVTIAHFQVSSPTAAPVRSEKVAPKQLARRMEMARSSSIPEEVFPESHKFQVKSVNLKWYGVALKSVLRQPRMEYLLEYFKGDTLALLSREMVRSIGNFKEKQWYIGFCRGRTGLIHCKNIKIITREQVLDFTGINITTDVLLYNMTLPFKKLTYMYSAIQTLVTSQITSWRTFADALGYSNLSLDAITHRHTENEADKVACVLEKLKEDCHAEKSRRKFQHELMIGLLKMDYVSLVALLMKNTVILSTAVELGIRWRELAEKFGKLNSAQIANYEAPHAGKTGEINAQSMWKPAYDFLYSWSMRYGDSYKDMIQDLHLILDKMKNPVTRQWRQLTGALITVNCLEALRFSEYP; the protein is encoded by the exons ATGAGTCCACTTTTGGAAGTGAGGCTCAGCAACCTGAACACCAAGGAAGGGATCACCCTGGAGCTGAAACTAGATGGAATTGTAAAGAACGATCCTTTGAGTCAAGTGATGACCACACTGGTAGGTCTCATATCTGACAAGAAAGAGGGGCCTTATGGCAAGGTCAACGACTGTTTCATTCAGGAGAACGTCATGCAGATAAAGCTGCACCATTTTAGGAACCATTTTTATGCTATCGCCGCTGCAAAGGCCACTGATATCCAGTTCCCTGCAACATCAGTATGGGACTACCTTGATCATACGTTTATGGTTGCTGTATATGGTCCCAGGTACATTCACCCATCTTTCAAGGCGGTAATGGTTGTCTCCCGTCACAATGATATTCCACCAAGGCTTCCATTTCCAGACATCCGGGAAGGCAACAAAAACTTGCCCCCAGTTGTGCTGCATCTCTGGGGAAAACATCAGCTTAAGATCGAAACATTTGAAGATCTACTTGTTGACATTGGCATCACAAATTCAACATTTAACATAAAAGCTGAAGACGAACGAAAAGAAGTCAAACCAAGTAAACTTAAATTGGGGAAGTTTTTGCATTTTCCATTTGAATTATCCCATTCTGGGAATGCACAACTGACTTGCTTCAACATAGATTTAAAATTGCAGGACTCAAACTCTGTTACCATCGCACATTTCCAGGTGTCTTCCCCAACAGCTGCACCTGTACGGTCAGAAAAAGTAGCTCCTAAGCAACTGGCCAGACGAATGGAGATGGCGAGATCTTCATCTATTCCTGAAGAAGTATTTCCAGAATCACATAAATTCCAGGTCAAATCTGTGAACCTTAAGTGGTACGGGGTGGCCCTAAAGTCTGTGCTCCGTCAGCCTAGGATGGAGTACCTTCTGGAGTATTTCAAAGGGGACACTTTGGCACTCCTCTCCAGAGAAATGGTTAGGTCAATTGGAAACTTTAAAGAAAAGCAGTGGTACATTGGATTCTGCAGAGGAAGGACGGGCTTAATTCATTGCAAAAACATTAAGATAATTACCAGAGAGCAAGTGCTGGACTTTACTGGTATAAATATCACCACAGATGTCCTTTTGTACAACATGACACTGCCCTTCAAAAAATTAACTTACATGTACTCAGCCATCCAGACCTTGGTGACTTCACAAAtaaccagctggagaacctTTGCTGATGCCCTGGGATACTCCAACCTTTCCTTGGATGCCATTACCCATAGGCATACGGAAAACGAGGCAGACAAGGTTGCGTGTGTACTGGAAAAGCTGAAGGAAGATTGCCATGCAGAGAAAAGCAGAAGAAAGTTCCAACACGAACTCATGATT GGTCTTTTGAAGATGGACTATGTCAGTCTGGTGGCACTGTTAATGAAGAATACAGTCATCTTGTCCACTGCAGTCGAACTGGGTATAAGATGGAGGGAGCTGGCTGAGAAATTTGGAAAACTCAACAGTGCTCAAATAGCAAACTATGAGGCTCCACATGCAGGGAAGACTGGGGAAATCAACGCCCAG TCCATGTGGAAACCTGCCTATGACTTCCTGTATTCCTGGAGCATGCGCTATGGGGACAGCTATAAAGACATGATCCAGGATCTCCACCTAATTCTGGACAAAATGAAGAACCCTGTTACTAGACAGTGGAGGCAGCTCACTGGAGCACTCATCACAGTGAATTGTCTCGAAGCTCTCCGATTCTCTGAATACCCTTAA
- the macc1 gene encoding metastasis-associated in colon cancer protein 1 isoform X4 — protein MVQQQRTGQIATVEIRWDSWDRDVTMEAGRARSLCHVGSLIRSRSEGTLIEPDDDTRKKSNATMSPLLEVRLSNLNTKEGITLELKLDGIVKNDPLSQVMTTLVGLISDKKEGPYGKVNDCFIQENVMQIKLHHFRNHFYAIAAAKATDIQFPATSVWDYLDHTFMVAVYGPRYIHPSFKAVMVVSRHNDIPPRLPFPDIREGNKNLPPVVLHLWGKHQLKIETFEDLLVDIGITNSTFNIKAEDERKEVKPSKLKLGKFLHFPFELSHSGNAQLTCFNIDLKLQDSNSVTIAHFQVSSPTAAPVRSEKVAPKQLARRMEMARSSSIPEEVFPESHKFQVKSVNLKWYGVALKSVLRQPRMEYLLEYFKGDTLALLSREMVRSIGNFKEKQWYIGFCRGRTGLIHCKNIKIITREQVLDFTGINITTDVLLYNMTLPFKKLTYMYSAIQTLVTSQITSWRTFADALGYSNLSLDAITHRHTENEADKVACVLEKLKEDCHAEKSRRKFQHELMIGLLKMDYVSLVALLMKNTVILSTAVELGIRWRELAEKFGKLNSAQIANYEAPHAGKTGEINAQSMWKPAYDFLYSWSMRYGDSYKDMIQDLHLILDKMKNPVTRQWRQLTGALITVNCLEALRFSEYP, from the exons ATG GTTCAGCAACAAAGGACAGGACAGATTGCTACAGTAGAGATCAGATGGGACAGTTGGGACAGAG ATGTAACTATGGAAGCTGGAAGAGCAAGATCTCTCTGTCATGTTGGCAGTCTTATAAGGAGCAGATCGGAGGGGACATTGATTGAACCAGACGATGACACACGCAAAAAATCAAATG CCACCATGAGTCCACTTTTGGAAGTGAGGCTCAGCAACCTGAACACCAAGGAAGGGATCACCCTGGAGCTGAAACTAGATGGAATTGTAAAGAACGATCCTTTGAGTCAAGTGATGACCACACTGGTAGGTCTCATATCTGACAAGAAAGAGGGGCCTTATGGCAAGGTCAACGACTGTTTCATTCAGGAGAACGTCATGCAGATAAAGCTGCACCATTTTAGGAACCATTTTTATGCTATCGCCGCTGCAAAGGCCACTGATATCCAGTTCCCTGCAACATCAGTATGGGACTACCTTGATCATACGTTTATGGTTGCTGTATATGGTCCCAGGTACATTCACCCATCTTTCAAGGCGGTAATGGTTGTCTCCCGTCACAATGATATTCCACCAAGGCTTCCATTTCCAGACATCCGGGAAGGCAACAAAAACTTGCCCCCAGTTGTGCTGCATCTCTGGGGAAAACATCAGCTTAAGATCGAAACATTTGAAGATCTACTTGTTGACATTGGCATCACAAATTCAACATTTAACATAAAAGCTGAAGACGAACGAAAAGAAGTCAAACCAAGTAAACTTAAATTGGGGAAGTTTTTGCATTTTCCATTTGAATTATCCCATTCTGGGAATGCACAACTGACTTGCTTCAACATAGATTTAAAATTGCAGGACTCAAACTCTGTTACCATCGCACATTTCCAGGTGTCTTCCCCAACAGCTGCACCTGTACGGTCAGAAAAAGTAGCTCCTAAGCAACTGGCCAGACGAATGGAGATGGCGAGATCTTCATCTATTCCTGAAGAAGTATTTCCAGAATCACATAAATTCCAGGTCAAATCTGTGAACCTTAAGTGGTACGGGGTGGCCCTAAAGTCTGTGCTCCGTCAGCCTAGGATGGAGTACCTTCTGGAGTATTTCAAAGGGGACACTTTGGCACTCCTCTCCAGAGAAATGGTTAGGTCAATTGGAAACTTTAAAGAAAAGCAGTGGTACATTGGATTCTGCAGAGGAAGGACGGGCTTAATTCATTGCAAAAACATTAAGATAATTACCAGAGAGCAAGTGCTGGACTTTACTGGTATAAATATCACCACAGATGTCCTTTTGTACAACATGACACTGCCCTTCAAAAAATTAACTTACATGTACTCAGCCATCCAGACCTTGGTGACTTCACAAAtaaccagctggagaacctTTGCTGATGCCCTGGGATACTCCAACCTTTCCTTGGATGCCATTACCCATAGGCATACGGAAAACGAGGCAGACAAGGTTGCGTGTGTACTGGAAAAGCTGAAGGAAGATTGCCATGCAGAGAAAAGCAGAAGAAAGTTCCAACACGAACTCATGATT GGTCTTTTGAAGATGGACTATGTCAGTCTGGTGGCACTGTTAATGAAGAATACAGTCATCTTGTCCACTGCAGTCGAACTGGGTATAAGATGGAGGGAGCTGGCTGAGAAATTTGGAAAACTCAACAGTGCTCAAATAGCAAACTATGAGGCTCCACATGCAGGGAAGACTGGGGAAATCAACGCCCAG TCCATGTGGAAACCTGCCTATGACTTCCTGTATTCCTGGAGCATGCGCTATGGGGACAGCTATAAAGACATGATCCAGGATCTCCACCTAATTCTGGACAAAATGAAGAACCCTGTTACTAGACAGTGGAGGCAGCTCACTGGAGCACTCATCACAGTGAATTGTCTCGAAGCTCTCCGATTCTCTGAATACCCTTAA